In Mastomys coucha isolate ucsf_1 unplaced genomic scaffold, UCSF_Mcou_1 pScaffold9, whole genome shotgun sequence, the genomic window TTAAAACACTAGTATTTGAAGAGACAACTCAGATACATCTGTCTGCAGGAGAGATTCACACCCTTGTACCGATGGCCCTACTTAGCCAGTCAGTAGTGACTCTGTTTACCCAGTTGCCCTGCTTTGTGGAGGAGGCGGTTTACACAGGACCCCAGCTTGTCTCCTCTTCCCAGTGCAGATGGGGAGTTTGCGGTGACCCACATGACCAAGGCCCACCTCTTCTTCACGGGCACTGTGCACTGGGTGCCCCCAGCCATCTACAAGAGCTCCTGCAGCATCGATGTGACCTTCTTCCCCTTCGACCAGCAGAACTGCAAGATGAAGTTTGGCTCCTGGACGTACGACAAGGCCAAGATCGACCTGGAGCAGATGGAGCGGACGGTGGACCTGAAGGACTACTGGGAGAGCGGCGAATGGGCCATCATCAACGCCACCGGAACCTATAACAGCAAGAAGTATGACTGCTGCGCGGAGATCTACCCCGACGTCACCTACTACTTTGTTATCCGCCGGCTGCCGCTGTTCTACACCATCAACCTCATCATCCCGTGCCTGCTCATTTCCTGCCTCACGGTGCTCGTGTTCTACCTGCCCTCCGAGTGTGGAGAGAAGATCACGCTGTGCATCTCGGTGCTGCTCTCCCTCACCGTCTTCCTGCTGCTCATCACGGAGATCATCCCGTCCACCTCGCTGGTCATCCCACTCATCGGCGAGTACCTGCTCTTCACCATGATCTTCGTCACCCTCTCTATTGTGATCACAGTCTTCGTGCTCAATGTCCACCACCGTTCCCCCAGCACTCACAATATGCCCAAGTGGGTGAGGGTCGCCCTGCTAGGCCGGGTGCCCCGGTGGCTGATGATGAACCGGCCCTTGCCGCCTGTGGAGCTCCATGGCTCCCCGGGTCTGAAGCTCAGCCCCACGTATCATTGGCTGGAGACCAACATGGATgcggaagaaagggaggagacggaggaagaggaagaagagggagaagatgaaaacatatgtatgtgtgcaggccTCCCAGACTCTTCCATGGGTGTTCTCTATGGCCACAGCAGCCTGCATCTGAGGGCCATGGAGTCTGAAGCCAAGGCTCCCTCCCAGGCTAGTGAGATCCTGCTGTCACCTCAAATACAGAAAGCACTAGAAGGTGTACACTACATTGCTGACCACCTGAGGTCTGAGGATGCTGACTCTTCGGTGAGTTGGGCTGAGGGAAGGGCCCCTCCATGGGTGATTCTGACAGCTTAGCAGGGAAAAATCCGAGCCCAGGGCATCCCTTTGGGTAACCCCTTCCCTTCTAGTAAGAATCAAACTCCTTCAGTCATGCCTGAGGAGTCTAGACTCGATCACGAGAGAGGATCACTAGCTAGAAGTTCTTTGGTCACTTCCTCGCTAATGGCAGAATACTACAGGGCCCGTCCCACTCTGATCAACCtaagtgggagagagtgaggAAATTGGAGAATTCAGATCTGGTCTCCATCTGCTTTGGCTTTTGCTGAGCAGCCTTTCTAtgagagggtgggggcagggcagggagatAGAGAGACTGCTCTGCCCAGGGAGAGAAACCAAATACAAATGCATCAGCTCAGTGCATCACTGGCCCCTGCACTACCCTGTGGTAGAGGGTCTCCTCCATCTGGGCTCTGGGCCTTCTGTGACTTTCTCAATTCACTCACAAACCCTGCAGATTCTCAGCTGAACCAGGGTGAGCTCCCCTCCCCAGGGCTGCATATAGTAAGTACTTAGTGTTCAGAACCTGGCTGACCCCTTACCAACCAAAGGAGGAGTGAAAGATCTGTGGTTACTGCGGCATGATCTTATTGAGTAGATAAGAACATCGATCGTTAATTTGGAAATGTCTAAGAATGTAGATCCTCTGGCTTGGCCTATGAGCTGAAGAGCTACAAAGCTCCAGCTGTTCCACACTGACTTGCCCTGGGCTACAACCTGCCTTTTTTTGTCCCCTTCAGGTGTGTGGGGAGGTAGCATGGGACAGCACATTATTGGGCGCTATATGACTACTGTGAGCTACATTTAAATTTTCCTGATGTTGAAGGCCTGTGCCCTCTTGGTGGTCCTAGCGTCTCCTCATGTCCCTCTGGATTCCTGAACCTGGCAGTATGTGGCAATGGGGAAACATAGAATGGGATTCCAAGGGATGCCTCAGCCCTGAGCTaagcctgtttctctctctgcccatctctATGTGTGGGATCACATTGGCTTCACAAGCCTTCAGTAGCCTGGTGACTGCTGCCTCTATGAGGCTGGTTATGGGAGGGACACTTCTTTCTAAAGCTTGGTCCTTATCACTGTAAGCCCAATTCTAACTCCAGGTGAAGGAAGATTGGAAGTATGTGGCAATGGTGGTAGACCGGATATTCCTCTGGCTATTCATTATCGTCTGCTTCCTGGGGACCATCgggctcttccttcctccattcctggcTGGGATGATCTGACTTCGTGTCCCTCATGTTGGCTCCAAGGTGGCCTGGACAACCATCTTCTAGTCTTCTGTGACTGGAGCCATCTCTAGAATATTCTTTTGACTTAATACTATCTGCCTGCGATGTATCTACGAGACCCCCAACCTAGCCTGGACTCCATATCCTCCTTGCAGCAGCTCATGGTGCCATTGTGGTGACAAGCACTGAGACCACTCAACATGACAACTATTTAGGGATGCTGAGGGACTCGAAGAGGTGAAGGCTGCTCTGCAGGGAGTGACAACATGGTGGTGACATGGGAGAGGCAGGTTATTCCTGAAAGAGCATATAGGAGCTGCATATGGCAAAAGGATCAAACAAAGGGATGGAGGGGTCAGACCAGGGCAAAGGGAAATGGAACACTGTGGATTCAGAATGTCAGAGAAGACAGGCAGCTGGGGTGGAGAGGCTGGGAGGCAGGTTGGGGTATTTTTAATCCAGGCCCAGGAAGAAGCTCAGAGTCTGCTCTGAACCTGCCTCTATGTGCTTTGCAGGAAATGTCCACTTCCAGAAGGAGTGGGGGCACAACGAaagttctagagcagtggttctcaacttgagCTGCAACCCTTCTGGGAgtcaaacgaccctttcacaggggtcacatatcagatatactgCATATTAGATGGTTACATTATAGCTCacaacagtatcaaaattactgTTATGGGGTTGAAACGAAAACggttttgtggttggggtcaccacaacatgaggaactgtcaaGGGTCATAGCATTgggcaggttgagaaccactgatctagatgCCCTGGTGGATGCTTGAGGCAGAAGAACAGCAACATTAGGGACAAGCAGCAGGGCCATTCATCTGAAAGCACCTTAGAGCCCCCAAGTTCCCCTCAGCACCATGTCTCACTGTCCTATGCTACAAAAACGAGGTTCAAGGCCACCTTCAAATCATCAAGTGAATGAAGTCAGAAGGCAGTCTCCAATGTTGGCGCCCTTACTATCCATGGGGCCTGGTCCCCAATCCCTGCTCTGTCAGCATGCCTTGCATAGGAACTGAGATCTTTGCTTCAAGCTCTTTCAATTGTGTGCTCCTTCAGGGCACAGtctctgcttttattattttcactcAGCCCAAGCTGGGTGAGAGAGCTCAGCACGTGGACCCTTCCATCCTGAGTAGTGGAGAGAAACCAACCCAGTTGCTTTGGGCTCCAGAACTGCTACACAATATCAAAGctttcttcctcagccttcccAAGGCCCCATCAGGTGACTAACCTGCTCTGAACTGGTCTGTGTAGCTTTTTCTTGTACTTGTAATATTCCATGACCCTTCACTGCAGAGGAGCCCAGGGAATTGAGCCTTTTAGAACATTCTCCAGTCCCCAAGGAATTAGACTCCAGAAACTAACAGTAATGGGATTCAGGGTCACTAACAGATATAGAGACCAAGGTAGGAAGCCAAGTAGGGCAAGTTTGTTCTCTGTCTTAGGGTGCTCTCCTTGTGAACCCCACACACAGCACCTTGACACACCTAGGAGATCTTCTTGCCAGAGGCCTTACCCAGACTCCCCATTACCAGTTATAACGACACCCCACTCAGTCTCAGGCCTTGGCTCCCCCTTTCTCCACTGAGTACAACCTGTCCCTCCCTTCTCTATGTCAAGCCCAAGACATGATTTCCTGACGGGCGATGCTTGTCGGATTATCCATTTCTCCCATCCTCCTTGCATGTGAGTGGAATGTCAAAATAAAGCTGAAATGGCTGCTGTCAAGGGTGTCATGCATTCATGCCAGCCACCTCAGCCGTCACTGGCGCCATCTTCCAGAGCTGTGGTTTCAGGTCTGCTTCCTCCCACAAAGATCAGATCAAATAAACGATACAGTCAAGCTAACCACAAAGCAAATGGTAATGATTTTAATTCAACCACAGatcaaaaagaaggaaggtaaATGGATGTTCTCCACAGAcgtgagagaggagaggagcagaTGTGAAAAAGGggtagagaaaaaggaggagtaagaaaagaggggagaagaaaagagggagaagagaaacacAGGAAGGGCACAAAGTCCCGTTCTGACCTCCGactctctgcttcttccctgtGGCGCTCGATTTCATAAAAACACAGAGCCCTGTGGCTGGATTGGTTTGTTCCTGGACGGTGGCCCTTGACTGTCTGTCCAGGCCaaactcacattaaataaattccAATGTACACTGTACAAGAGAGCCAGGCCTAGCCCTCATCTCACCAGCTTCTCTACAAATAAaacccctctctgtcccctctgaaTCAGGGGTCCCTGAGGgctgaagaggaaggagaaatacTGGCTCTCAAATGTCCATGCAGAAAGCCATCTTGGCTGATAGGGATACAGCCATGACCCCAACGATGCTCCAGCAACCCAGGCTGGGGTAAGAGGGAGTGGCTGGCAGTAGTACCCCTATGAACGATGTCACCCCACCCCGTCTCCATGCCCAGAGTCCTTTCTGTCCGGATACAGCCCAAATAGCACAGTCTGGGGTGGGTTGGGGAAGGGGAGTTCGTGCAAAGTGGCAAGGGTAGGATTCTTCTCAGCTTTCCCTAGAAGACCAATAACCAAAGGCAAGGCAGGAAAGGTATGCCAAGACAGGTGGGGGCAGAAGATGCAGGCAGGCGGCCCCTCCCTTGATCATTCTGCAGGCGGGTGGGCCAGATTAGCCACAACCTTGGCCTGGTCCACAGCATCCAGCAGGTTCTTGGCATCCACGGCCAGGGTATGGGACGCTGTGAGCATCTGCCGCTTGCAATCCTCACTCAGAGATGTCACGGCATTCTGCTGAGCCAACCTCATCTTGTTGATGAGCTCCGCCAGGTCTTTGTTGAGCAGTTTCTGGGTCCCTTCAATCTAGTGGGCAAGCACACAGGAGAGGATGAATGAGTAATGGGTTGGGGGGAAGCATTGGCTAAAATGTCACAAGTTTCCTGGGGACAAGCTAATCTCAAGCCTGGGCTGAATCCACCCTTCTGCACAGATCAGAGCTGGTCCACAAAGATCAATGCAGCAGGCATCCCAGTGGCCTCCTTCATGGCCGCAATCCCTGCATGCTGACCAGAGGTCAGCCACATTCTTCAGCTTTGATGGGTGATCTTGATTGTCACACGGATGGCATTTAGAATGACCATAGAAACAAACcactggatgtgtgtgtaagggagTTTCTAGATAGGGTTAATTAAGGTCGGAAGACCCGCCCTAAATGTGG contains:
- the Chrna2 gene encoding neuronal acetylcholine receptor subunit alpha-2 isoform X4, with amino-acid sequence MKFGSWTYDKAKIDLEQMERTVDLKDYWESGEWAIINATGTYNSKKYDCCAEIYPDVTYYFVIRRLPLFYTINLIIPCLLISCLTVLVFYLPSECGEKITLCISVLLSLTVFLLLITEIIPSTSLVIPLIGEYLLFTMIFVTLSIVITVFVLNVHHRSPSTHNMPKWVRVALLGRVPRWLMMNRPLPPVELHGSPGLKLSPTYHWLETNMDAEEREETEEEEEEGEDENICMCAGLPDSSMGVLYGHSSLHLRAMESEAKAPSQASEILLSPQIQKALEGVHYIADHLRSEDADSSVKEDWKYVAMVVDRIFLWLFIIVCFLGTIGLFLPPFLAGMI
- the Chrna2 gene encoding neuronal acetylcholine receptor subunit alpha-2 isoform X3; the protein is MTKAHLFFTGTVHWVPPAIYKSSCSIDVTFFPFDQQNCKMKFGSWTYDKAKIDLEQMERTVDLKDYWESGEWAIINATGTYNSKKYDCCAEIYPDVTYYFVIRRLPLFYTINLIIPCLLISCLTVLVFYLPSECGEKITLCISVLLSLTVFLLLITEIIPSTSLVIPLIGEYLLFTMIFVTLSIVITVFVLNVHHRSPSTHNMPKWVRVALLGRVPRWLMMNRPLPPVELHGSPGLKLSPTYHWLETNMDAEEREETEEEEEEGEDENICMCAGLPDSSMGVLYGHSSLHLRAMESEAKAPSQASEILLSPQIQKALEGVHYIADHLRSEDADSSVKEDWKYVAMVVDRIFLWLFIIVCFLGTIGLFLPPFLAGMI
- the Chrna2 gene encoding neuronal acetylcholine receptor subunit alpha-2 isoform X2; translation: MMTTNVWLKQEWNDYKLRWDPAEFGNITSLRVPSEMIWIPDIVLYNNADGEFAVTHMTKAHLFFTGTVHWVPPAIYKSSCSIDVTFFPFDQQNCKMKFGSWTYDKAKIDLEQMERTVDLKDYWESGEWAIINATGTYNSKKYDCCAEIYPDVTYYFVIRRLPLFYTINLIIPCLLISCLTVLVFYLPSECGEKITLCISVLLSLTVFLLLITEIIPSTSLVIPLIGEYLLFTMIFVTLSIVITVFVLNVHHRSPSTHNMPKWVRVALLGRVPRWLMMNRPLPPVELHGSPGLKLSPTYHWLETNMDAEEREETEEEEEEGEDENICMCAGLPDSSMGVLYGHSSLHLRAMESEAKAPSQASEILLSPQIQKALEGVHYIADHLRSEDADSSVNKETYCTWPKTPTPAASEASSST
- the Chrna2 gene encoding neuronal acetylcholine receptor subunit alpha-2 isoform X1, with the protein product MMTTNVWLKQEWNDYKLRWDPAEFGNITSLRVPSEMIWIPDIVLYNNADGEFAVTHMTKAHLFFTGTVHWVPPAIYKSSCSIDVTFFPFDQQNCKMKFGSWTYDKAKIDLEQMERTVDLKDYWESGEWAIINATGTYNSKKYDCCAEIYPDVTYYFVIRRLPLFYTINLIIPCLLISCLTVLVFYLPSECGEKITLCISVLLSLTVFLLLITEIIPSTSLVIPLIGEYLLFTMIFVTLSIVITVFVLNVHHRSPSTHNMPKWVRVALLGRVPRWLMMNRPLPPVELHGSPGLKLSPTYHWLETNMDAEEREETEEEEEEGEDENICMCAGLPDSSMGVLYGHSSLHLRAMESEAKAPSQASEILLSPQIQKALEGVHYIADHLRSEDADSSVKEDWKYVAMVVDRIFLWLFIIVCFLGTIGLFLPPFLAGMI